The following proteins come from a genomic window of Mucinivorans hirudinis:
- a CDS encoding Transcription-repair coupling factor: protein MTHKELIDKIEKAAAPEQLFASDDATLRLRGVSGSMLSFLVAGEFRRRGGVQVVVMEDRDAASYLYADIYNILGQFSAAEDKVFLLPTAYKRSIQTQKEDASGIVQRTAVLSSLGGEQQPPIIIATYPEALAEMVVDRVRLAENTLTINVGDKLSISFVEEVLVSMSLVKVDFVYEPGQYSVRGGIVDIFSYSAPKPYRIDFFGDEVDSIRIFNISNQLSYEKVERVEVIPNLKSEQSRVSLAEYIGEQATIWFDSATRALQKIDDLRKKLLGELEEPATIDLHTTSARALLDDTKRWRWRYLDSDCPRRSYDGEIEFHTAPQPAFNKNFEALAKDIRQGENSHYTTYILTENRAQIERLENILSQIAGGKTAFGSCLLTISRGFIFAQERLALYTDHQIFDRHLRYKIHNEIDRSESITIAELNALKIGDYVVHIEHGVGQFGGLVRQHSQGKTKEFVKLTYKDGDTLFVNVHSLHRISKYKDKESPVPPKVHKLGSGAWQRLKSTTKAKIKDIARELIALYAKRKATEGFAFSPDNYLQTELESSFIYEDTPDQRSATDAIKADMERAEPMDRLVCGDVGFGKTEVAMRAAFKAVLDGKQVAVLVPTTVLSLQHYRTFNKRLRDFSVTVENFSRVKTTKQTHEILDKLKEGKIDILIGTHKLLGKMVDFKDLGLLIIDEEQKFGVSSKEKLRHLKANVDTLTLTATPIPRTLQFSLMGARDMSVINTPPPNRQPVATEVHVYNEDIIREAIEYEMQRGGQIFFVNNRIDNIFRIKSTIERLCPKAKVAVGHGQMAATELEEVMMDFIFGEYDVFVATAIIESGIDIPNANTIIINNAQNFGLSDLHQLRGRVGRTNRKAFCYLMIPGEEAITSDAHRRLRAIEEFSDLGSGFNIAMQDLDIRGAGNVLGAEQSGFIADIGFETYQKIMAEAVAELREEQGLEPEAASIECHIESETTAHIPDSYIGNANEKLRLYREMDHITRPEDMQAFITRLRDRFGEPPSDVYELCDIILLRHAAASAGFEKVTLKNGISRLTFAAANNNAYYKTAKFHSLLKKVSENGSKYKLDSAGNNKLVLIVRSMKNFAALTEEIQNL from the coding sequence TAGATAAAATTGAGAAAGCTGCCGCACCCGAGCAGCTTTTTGCGTCGGATGATGCCACCCTTCGTTTGAGGGGAGTGAGCGGTTCGATGCTCTCGTTTTTGGTGGCAGGAGAGTTTCGTCGCCGGGGCGGTGTGCAGGTGGTGGTGATGGAGGATAGAGATGCGGCAAGCTACTTGTATGCAGATATTTATAACATTCTCGGGCAATTTTCGGCGGCTGAGGATAAGGTGTTTTTGTTGCCCACAGCATATAAACGCTCTATCCAGACCCAAAAAGAGGATGCCTCGGGCATAGTCCAACGCACCGCCGTCTTATCTTCACTTGGGGGAGAACAGCAGCCACCGATTATTATTGCCACCTATCCCGAAGCCCTTGCCGAAATGGTGGTGGACAGAGTACGACTCGCAGAAAACACGCTTACAATAAACGTTGGTGATAAATTGAGTATCTCTTTTGTCGAAGAGGTGCTTGTTTCGATGAGTCTGGTAAAGGTTGATTTTGTATATGAGCCGGGGCAATATTCGGTTCGCGGGGGTATTGTCGATATTTTTTCATATTCAGCTCCCAAGCCCTATCGGATTGATTTTTTTGGCGATGAGGTGGATTCTATTAGGATTTTTAATATAAGCAACCAACTCTCGTATGAGAAGGTAGAGAGGGTCGAAGTTATTCCAAATCTCAAAAGTGAGCAGTCGCGGGTTTCCCTAGCGGAGTACATAGGAGAGCAGGCGACTATTTGGTTCGATTCGGCAACTCGCGCTCTGCAAAAGATTGATGACCTGCGTAAAAAGCTACTCGGCGAGTTGGAAGAGCCGGCAACCATCGACCTCCACACAACAAGTGCGCGAGCTTTATTGGACGACACGAAGAGGTGGCGGTGGCGATACTTGGACAGCGACTGCCCCCGGCGGAGTTATGACGGCGAAATAGAGTTCCATACCGCACCGCAACCGGCTTTCAACAAGAATTTCGAGGCACTCGCCAAGGATATTCGCCAGGGTGAGAATAGCCATTATACAACCTATATACTCACCGAAAATCGAGCACAGATTGAGCGTCTGGAAAATATACTCTCGCAAATCGCCGGTGGCAAGACCGCCTTTGGAAGCTGTTTGCTGACAATAAGTCGCGGATTTATCTTTGCCCAAGAGAGGTTGGCACTCTACACCGACCACCAGATTTTCGACCGTCATCTTCGCTACAAGATTCACAACGAGATTGACCGCTCGGAGTCCATCACCATTGCCGAGCTTAATGCGTTGAAAATAGGGGACTACGTGGTGCATATCGAGCACGGTGTGGGTCAGTTTGGCGGACTTGTTCGTCAGCATAGCCAGGGGAAGACCAAGGAGTTTGTAAAGCTCACCTACAAGGATGGCGACACGCTCTTTGTCAATGTCCATTCTCTGCACCGAATCAGCAAATATAAGGATAAGGAGAGTCCCGTTCCGCCCAAGGTGCACAAGCTGGGCAGCGGCGCGTGGCAACGACTCAAGAGCACGACCAAGGCAAAGATAAAAGATATAGCACGTGAGCTTATCGCCCTCTATGCCAAGCGAAAAGCCACCGAGGGGTTTGCCTTTTCGCCCGACAACTACCTGCAAACGGAGCTTGAAAGCTCCTTCATATACGAGGATACGCCCGACCAACGTTCGGCTACGGATGCCATAAAGGCGGATATGGAGCGTGCCGAACCGATGGACAGATTGGTCTGCGGTGATGTTGGCTTTGGCAAGACGGAGGTAGCGATGCGTGCCGCCTTCAAGGCGGTGTTGGATGGCAAACAAGTGGCAGTGCTTGTCCCCACAACGGTCTTGTCGCTACAACATTACCGAACCTTCAATAAGAGATTGAGAGATTTTTCCGTAACTGTCGAAAACTTCTCGCGGGTGAAAACCACCAAACAGACCCACGAGATTCTCGACAAACTCAAAGAGGGCAAGATTGATATATTAATCGGCACTCATAAACTGCTGGGAAAGATGGTGGATTTCAAGGATTTAGGCTTGTTGATAATTGACGAAGAGCAAAAATTCGGCGTTTCGAGCAAGGAGAAGCTGCGCCACCTGAAAGCCAATGTAGATACCCTCACCCTCACCGCCACACCCATTCCGCGAACGCTCCAATTCTCACTGATGGGTGCGCGCGATATGAGCGTGATAAACACTCCGCCCCCCAACCGCCAACCTGTGGCAACGGAGGTTCACGTCTATAACGAGGACATTATCCGCGAGGCTATCGAGTACGAGATGCAGCGGGGCGGTCAGATATTCTTTGTCAATAATCGCATTGATAATATATTCAGAATCAAATCCACAATCGAGCGTCTATGCCCCAAGGCAAAGGTTGCCGTGGGACACGGGCAGATGGCTGCCACCGAGCTGGAGGAGGTGATGATGGACTTTATCTTTGGTGAGTATGATGTATTTGTGGCAACTGCGATTATCGAGAGTGGCATCGACATACCCAATGCCAACACGATTATAATAAATAATGCCCAAAATTTCGGACTCTCCGATTTGCACCAGCTACGCGGACGGGTAGGTAGAACCAACCGCAAAGCATTCTGTTACTTGATGATACCCGGCGAAGAGGCAATCACGAGCGATGCTCATAGAAGATTGAGGGCAATCGAGGAGTTTTCTGATTTGGGCAGCGGATTCAACATCGCGATGCAGGACTTGGACATTCGCGGAGCCGGCAATGTACTGGGTGCAGAGCAGAGCGGATTTATTGCCGACATAGGTTTCGAGACCTATCAAAAGATTATGGCAGAGGCTGTTGCCGAACTACGCGAGGAGCAGGGGCTCGAGCCCGAGGCGGCATCCATCGAGTGCCATATCGAGAGCGAAACCACCGCCCACATTCCCGACAGCTACATCGGCAACGCCAACGAGAAGTTACGCCTCTACCGCGAGATGGACCACATCACCCGCCCCGAAGATATGCAGGCGTTCATCACTCGCCTCAGAGACCGCTTCGGCGAACCGCCATCGGACGTTTACGAGCTATGCGACATTATTTTGCTGCGCCACGCTGCCGCCTCTGCCGGCTTCGAGAAAGTTACTTTGAAGAACGGCATCTCGCGCCTTACCTTTGCCGCCGCCAATAATAATGCGTATTACAAAACCGCGAAGTTCCACAGCCTTCTCAAAAAGGTGTCGGAGAATGGAAGTAAATATAAATTAGACTCGGCAGGCAATAATAAGTTGGTTTTGATAGTTAGAAGTATGAAAAATTTCGCGGCGCTCACAGAGGAGATTCAGAATCTGTAA
- a CDS encoding Pantothenate kinase type III, CoaX-like, translated as MNLIVDIGNTNTKVAHCDNGEVITFDCYDDFAEEIFNSYTAQCPVIVSSTKILPKEFLQSRFEKILVFDHKTPIPIKNLYDTPETLGMDRLAAAVGAWEQAPESEILIFDFGTAITIDRVSKRGEYLGGAIAPGMGMRFAALHHFTDRLPLVGAGELAGQGDSGVFTSKVVVDNNTKACPLAHLLPPPKNTTAAILHGVIKGIEHEINGYIEEISPEKIFFTGGDAKYFVNSAKKPIFADYHLVIKGLDRILNYNA; from the coding sequence ATGAACCTGATAGTAGACATCGGCAACACAAACACGAAAGTAGCGCATTGTGACAATGGAGAGGTTATCACTTTTGATTGCTATGATGATTTCGCTGAGGAGATTTTTAATAGTTATACTGCCCAGTGTCCGGTGATTGTATCTTCGACAAAGATTCTGCCAAAAGAATTTTTACAAAGCAGGTTTGAAAAAATTCTTGTTTTTGATCACAAGACCCCCATCCCCATAAAAAACCTCTACGACACCCCCGAAACATTGGGGATGGATAGGTTGGCAGCGGCTGTGGGTGCGTGGGAGCAAGCTCCCGAAAGCGAGATATTAATTTTTGACTTCGGCACAGCCATCACCATAGACAGAGTTTCAAAGCGGGGCGAATACCTCGGCGGAGCCATTGCGCCCGGAATGGGGATGCGCTTTGCCGCGCTTCACCATTTTACCGACAGGTTACCGTTGGTGGGAGCCGGGGAGTTAGCAGGGCAAGGGGATTCAGGGGTCTTCACAAGTAAGGTTGTTGTGGATAATAATACAAAAGCTTGTCCCCTCGCTCACCTCCTACCACCCCCAAAGAACACTACCGCCGCAATTTTGCACGGCGTGATAAAAGGCATTGAGCACGAAATTAACGGTTATATCGAAGAAATTAGCCCCGAAAAAATATTTTTTACCGGAGGGGATGCAAAATATTTTGTGAATTCGGCAAAAAAACCGATATTTGCAGATTATCACTTAGTCATAAAAGGTTTGGACAGAATACTCAATTACAATGCGTAG
- a CDS encoding putative outer membrane protein: protein MVVATLAVATVRAQRLESSTLVFSPYTMYGLGDFITQGTASSLAMGGTGIALRTPAEINYSNPAALSALYQRSALFNFGGRSNLTSMKTDHIKSNYSTVDFSDIGLAVPLYRGIGLGLSLQPLTGVGYSSSVVGKSPTVDQSVGRTLYEYTGIGGVSQFAASFGITVVKGFSLGVSYQYNFGSIERKYTATIVPMLGQSVVYRPIVSKTNSYISHSSFNFGAQYYVRVGRKSTLVIGAIYQPKTNMSNRQQDITYADGVIPDTIRESNQSPRMILPSKLGAGVSYVNDKLVITAEYSEQNFKNAFEVDSRQRMTLDTQRDYRFGMSYTPNRLSVSSAMQRWSYRAGFHYRTSYMSFNSQPLNDYGVTLGASLPMKRGSMSNLNFGFDLGTRGSTRGGLVKENYFKIFVGLSLFGDDLWFIKTKFN from the coding sequence ATGGTTGTGGCTACCCTGGCGGTAGCAACAGTTCGGGCACAACGCCTCGAGAGTAGCACATTGGTATTTTCGCCATATACGATGTACGGTCTGGGTGATTTCATCACTCAGGGCACCGCCTCTTCGTTGGCGATGGGCGGTACGGGTATCGCTCTGCGAACGCCTGCGGAGATTAACTACTCTAACCCCGCCGCCCTCAGCGCGCTCTATCAGCGTTCCGCCCTCTTTAACTTTGGGGGGAGGAGCAATTTGACCTCAATGAAAACCGACCATATAAAGTCTAATTATAGCACCGTGGATTTCAGCGACATAGGCTTAGCCGTTCCTCTCTATCGGGGTATAGGATTGGGTTTATCATTGCAGCCGCTCACGGGAGTAGGATACAGCAGCTCGGTGGTGGGCAAGAGCCCGACCGTAGACCAGAGCGTGGGACGTACCCTCTACGAATATACGGGCATCGGTGGAGTGTCGCAGTTTGCCGCATCGTTTGGCATTACCGTTGTCAAAGGTTTTTCGTTGGGCGTGAGTTACCAATATAATTTTGGGAGCATCGAACGTAAATATACTGCCACAATCGTGCCGATGTTGGGTCAAAGTGTCGTCTATCGCCCTATCGTATCGAAGACTAACAGCTATATATCACACTCCTCTTTCAACTTCGGTGCACAGTATTACGTGCGGGTGGGTCGCAAAAGCACACTGGTCATAGGGGCTATATATCAGCCTAAAACCAATATGAGCAACCGACAACAGGATATAACGTATGCGGACGGTGTCATACCTGATACCATTCGTGAGTCTAACCAAAGTCCGAGAATGATTTTGCCGTCAAAACTTGGCGCCGGAGTATCATATGTGAACGATAAGCTGGTGATAACAGCCGAGTATAGCGAGCAGAACTTCAAGAATGCCTTTGAGGTGGATTCGCGTCAAAGGATGACCCTTGATACCCAAAGAGACTACCGCTTCGGGATGAGCTATACCCCCAACCGCCTCAGTGTCAGCAGCGCTATGCAGCGCTGGAGCTACCGCGCCGGATTCCACTACCGCACCTCCTATATGAGTTTCAACTCACAGCCTCTGAACGACTATGGAGTCACACTAGGTGCATCCTTGCCTATGAAACGGGGTTCGATGTCCAACCTCAACTTCGGCTTTGACTTGGGAACACGTGGCTCGACAAGAGGAGGGTTAGTCAAGGAGAACTATTTCAAAATATTTGTAGGGCTCTCCCTCTTTGGAGACGACCTGTGGTTCATCAAAACAAAATTCAATTAA
- a CDS encoding TPR domain protein: protein MKNRLLALSIAIIAATTLASAQGIDYSDPKYAKYGDTPAEREANILMYNRMDDAFKMKAYDEAINYINTLIERAPKASANLYIRGAEIYRGKLQRSTSKVDRLKYLDSIVIIMDKRIEAFGDHPTQGAKDIRQKKARIFYEFAPAETERAAKYFNEAILEAGNEVDPELVAVYFNMLTESFKVDMITLEDYMEAYQKLTELLKQEPNDNTEKVVGQVEGMFVTSGAANCENIEKLFKPKYDATPDDMDLMRKILGLFDRGKCPAGDFQLAVLEKYYKLDPKPEFAAMLASAYESRQNYTKALEYVQIAIENEKDSKQKANHLMRAVLAYTGMGNHSQAAKLCREVIAIDDTKPLAYLILANAMASGVNQACSDFERVASYWLIVDAYRNALKYFENDPEQTATINKQIAAYTANFPKQEDIFMLGLELGNSYNVNCGWISGRTTIRKKP from the coding sequence ATGAAAAACAGACTTTTAGCACTGAGCATTGCAATCATTGCCGCCACAACGCTAGCCTCTGCACAAGGTATAGATTACAGCGACCCAAAGTATGCAAAATATGGTGATACGCCAGCCGAACGAGAAGCCAATATCCTAATGTACAACCGTATGGACGATGCCTTCAAAATGAAGGCTTATGATGAGGCTATCAACTATATCAATACATTGATTGAGAGAGCTCCCAAGGCTAGTGCAAACCTCTATATTCGTGGCGCGGAGATATACCGCGGCAAACTTCAACGCTCCACCAGCAAGGTAGACCGCCTCAAATATTTGGATAGCATAGTCATAATTATGGACAAACGTATCGAGGCTTTCGGCGACCACCCCACTCAGGGTGCTAAGGACATCAGACAAAAGAAGGCTCGTATCTTCTATGAGTTTGCCCCTGCCGAAACTGAAAGAGCGGCAAAATACTTCAACGAAGCCATCCTAGAAGCCGGCAATGAGGTAGACCCCGAGTTGGTGGCAGTCTATTTTAATATGCTCACCGAATCCTTCAAGGTCGATATGATTACCCTAGAGGACTATATGGAGGCATACCAAAAACTTACCGAGCTGCTAAAACAAGAACCTAACGACAACACGGAGAAGGTTGTGGGTCAGGTTGAGGGTATGTTTGTTACCAGCGGTGCGGCAAATTGCGAAAATATAGAAAAACTCTTCAAGCCTAAATATGATGCCACTCCCGATGATATGGATCTTATGCGCAAGATTTTAGGTCTTTTCGACCGTGGCAAGTGTCCGGCAGGAGATTTTCAGTTGGCAGTATTGGAGAAGTACTATAAGCTAGACCCAAAACCAGAATTTGCAGCTATGTTGGCATCGGCTTATGAGAGCCGCCAGAACTACACCAAAGCTTTGGAGTATGTTCAAATAGCAATCGAGAACGAAAAAGACTCTAAGCAGAAGGCTAATCACTTGATGCGTGCTGTTTTGGCTTACACCGGTATGGGTAACCACTCACAGGCTGCCAAACTCTGCCGCGAGGTTATAGCCATTGACGACACAAAGCCTCTTGCCTACCTAATCCTTGCCAATGCTATGGCGAGCGGCGTAAACCAAGCTTGCTCGGACTTTGAACGCGTGGCTTCCTACTGGCTCATTGTGGACGCTTATCGCAATGCCCTTAAATACTTCGAGAACGACCCTGAGCAAACCGCCACAATCAACAAACAAATTGCAGCATACACCGCCAACTTCCCAAAACAAGAGGATATATTTATGCTGGGCTTGGAACTTGGCAATAGCTATAATGTGAACTGCGGCTGGATTTCGGGACGCACAACAATTCGCAAGAAACCGTAA
- a CDS encoding Magnesium and cobalt efflux protein CorC → MGEYIIIILSSLLMSAFFSGMEIAYFSANRLRIELDRKQSPSYNYIIELFLRQPGQYISTILVGNNIALVVYSLFMSTLITTLVGSENFLLDTLLSTIIIIFVAEFIPKAVVKVNPNFYLRIFALPIFFFFLLFYPLAKVATLLSTFILKVFGLPLRGEPKIVGFGKIDLAALVEGAGESKDETPNENEIKMFQNALDFSDLRVRDCMLPRIEIEGIEVEESIEELSRIVIESQFSRIPVYEHSIDNVIGYVSSKSLFENPENIRQIMRPIIYVPESAPVQKLLGQFTKTHKSMAIVIDEFGGTAGLITIEDILEEIFGNIEDEHDTADLTEKKISDKEYILSGRLEIDYLNAEYGLAIEESDEYDTLAGLILYKSEKLLAAGDEVEIGKFRIKILKASSSKILLVRIIVME, encoded by the coding sequence ATGGGAGAGTACATAATCATCATATTGTCGTCATTGTTGATGTCGGCATTTTTTTCGGGGATGGAGATAGCCTACTTCTCGGCTAACCGCCTGCGTATAGAGTTAGACCGCAAACAGAGCCCCAGCTACAACTATATCATAGAGCTGTTTCTTCGCCAACCGGGACAATATATATCCACAATATTGGTTGGCAATAACATTGCTCTGGTGGTGTACTCGCTCTTTATGAGCACTTTAATAACGACGCTGGTGGGTAGTGAGAATTTCCTGTTGGACACTTTACTCTCTACAATCATCATCATTTTCGTTGCCGAATTTATCCCCAAGGCTGTGGTGAAGGTAAATCCGAACTTCTACCTTCGCATCTTTGCCCTGCCTATTTTCTTCTTTTTTCTGCTCTTCTACCCCTTGGCAAAGGTCGCCACACTCCTCTCTACGTTCATTCTGAAGGTTTTTGGATTGCCCCTGCGGGGCGAACCCAAAATTGTGGGATTTGGCAAGATAGACCTCGCCGCATTGGTCGAGGGGGCGGGTGAGAGCAAGGATGAGACGCCTAACGAAAATGAAATAAAGATGTTCCAAAATGCTCTGGATTTCTCCGACCTTCGCGTTCGCGACTGTATGTTGCCTCGAATTGAGATTGAAGGCATCGAGGTGGAGGAGTCCATTGAGGAGCTTTCGCGAATAGTCATCGAGAGCCAATTTTCGCGTATTCCGGTCTACGAACACTCCATCGACAACGTTATCGGCTATGTGAGCAGCAAGTCACTCTTCGAGAATCCGGAGAATATACGTCAGATTATGCGCCCGATAATATATGTGCCCGAGAGCGCGCCGGTGCAAAAACTGCTGGGTCAATTCACCAAAACTCATAAGTCGATGGCTATTGTTATTGACGAATTTGGCGGCACTGCCGGCTTGATAACGATTGAAGATATTTTGGAGGAGATATTCGGCAATATTGAAGATGAGCACGATACGGCAGATTTGACCGAAAAGAAAATCAGCGACAAGGAGTATATCCTCTCGGGCAGGTTAGAGATTGACTACCTCAATGCCGAGTACGGACTCGCCATAGAAGAGTCAGACGAGTATGATACTCTCGCCGGCTTGATTCTCTATAAGAGCGAAAAACTTCTTGCCGCAGGTGATGAGGTGGAAATCGGCAAATTCCGTATAAAGATTCTGAAGGCATCGAGCTCTAAAATATTGTTGGTGAGAATTATAGTTATGGAATAG
- a CDS encoding protein YceG like, with the protein MKKRLKTSVKIVIGIIVCLAVAGGVVGGVWVWGEYKYRYDVAVVKSGNLKVYPNEGLEDVAYKLQNENIINNAALLLKFAASHEKTNVRVGNYELSGGTTYRSLLNTLTLGKQTPIKLTFNSFRTTERLLGAVARRVLADSAQLVDFFEKQSDFSKDNLISLFIPNTYEVYWTITPQEFYERMEQEYNRFWSRERLDKAQRLGFTPVQIATIASIVDSETNKVDEMSNVAGVYINRIRKRMPLQADPTVKFALGDFSIKRVLLKHLEVDSPYNTYKYQGLPPGAICMASIAAIDATLNYAGHDYYYFCAREDFSGYHSFARTLGEHNANAKRYQAELNRLKIK; encoded by the coding sequence ATGAAAAAGAGACTAAAAACATCAGTTAAAATAGTTATTGGCATCATAGTGTGCCTCGCAGTGGCGGGCGGTGTCGTGGGGGGAGTTTGGGTATGGGGTGAGTATAAATATCGCTATGATGTGGCAGTGGTAAAGAGCGGCAACCTGAAGGTATACCCCAACGAGGGTTTGGAAGATGTGGCATATAAGCTTCAGAATGAAAACATCATAAACAACGCTGCACTTTTGCTCAAATTTGCCGCCTCACACGAGAAAACCAATGTTCGAGTTGGCAACTACGAACTGAGTGGGGGCACAACCTATCGTTCCCTGCTCAATACTCTTACCCTCGGCAAACAAACGCCTATAAAGCTAACATTCAATAGCTTTCGCACAACAGAACGTCTGCTTGGCGCTGTGGCAAGGAGGGTTCTAGCCGACTCTGCCCAGCTGGTCGATTTCTTTGAGAAGCAGAGCGATTTCAGCAAAGATAACCTTATCTCACTTTTCATTCCAAATACTTACGAGGTCTATTGGACAATCACCCCGCAGGAGTTCTACGAGCGTATGGAGCAGGAGTACAACCGTTTTTGGAGCCGCGAGCGGCTTGATAAGGCACAGCGGTTAGGATTTACGCCGGTTCAGATTGCAACGATAGCCTCAATCGTTGATAGTGAGACCAATAAAGTCGATGAGATGAGCAATGTAGCCGGGGTGTACATCAATCGTATAAGAAAAAGAATGCCCTTGCAGGCTGACCCCACAGTGAAGTTCGCCCTCGGTGACTTCTCAATAAAGAGAGTTTTATTGAAACATTTGGAGGTAGACTCTCCCTACAACACCTATAAGTATCAGGGTTTGCCTCCCGGAGCTATTTGTATGGCATCTATTGCGGCTATTGACGCCACACTCAACTATGCAGGACACGACTACTACTACTTCTGTGCCCGCGAGGATTTCTCGGGCTACCACAGTTTTGCACGCACCCTTGGCGAGCACAACGCCAATGCCAAGAGGTATCAAGCTGAGCTAAATAGGCTGAAAATAAAATAA
- a CDS encoding Threonine synthase yields MQRSQKARFTKMKYRLKTFSTSREFDDAGWLLDDEQCVTPSLIRALYRERQIRFGDKIEGIFRFEDWLPTHRRLSGSCAPVTYKSEGLARHLGLKNLYITLSGYYPQRGVTMSSATFKETEAYTVCARMDRHERRTLVVASAGNTARAFARVCSENNIPLLLCVPLDYIDSLWSEKPLNDCVKMVCVESGADYFDAIHLSNVVVKSEKFFAEGGAKNVARRDGMATTMLSATEFIGRIPDYYFQAVGSGTGAIAAWEANLRLIEDGRFGDHKARLVLSQNVPFTPMCDAWNSGERALADYPEDEARRDAGEIIAKVLSNRRPPYSIAGGLFDALTDTAGVFTKHTNEEVETAMALFERLEGVDIFPAAGTAVASLLSYFGENRGALEKGNVMLNITGGGYERLKQERELIPMKPCHIFKITDSQQEILDIVENL; encoded by the coding sequence ATGCAAAGGTCACAAAAAGCAAGGTTTACCAAAATGAAATATAGACTCAAGACTTTTTCAACAAGTAGAGAATTCGATGACGCAGGTTGGTTATTAGATGATGAGCAGTGCGTTACCCCTTCTTTAATTCGCGCCCTCTATCGTGAGCGGCAAATTCGCTTCGGCGACAAAATCGAAGGCATCTTTCGTTTCGAGGATTGGCTGCCCACCCATCGCCGCCTGAGCGGCTCTTGTGCACCCGTGACCTACAAAAGCGAGGGGCTTGCCCGCCATCTGGGCTTAAAAAACCTCTATATCACACTGAGCGGTTACTATCCCCAGAGGGGAGTAACGATGAGTTCCGCCACCTTCAAGGAGACGGAGGCATACACCGTTTGTGCGCGTATGGATCGGCACGAGAGGCGCACGTTAGTGGTAGCCTCGGCGGGTAATACGGCGCGTGCCTTTGCTCGAGTGTGCTCAGAGAATAACATTCCGCTACTGCTCTGTGTTCCGCTCGACTATATAGACTCGCTTTGGAGCGAAAAGCCTCTGAACGACTGCGTGAAGATGGTCTGTGTGGAGAGCGGGGCGGACTATTTCGATGCCATCCATCTGAGTAATGTGGTTGTGAAGTCCGAGAAATTCTTCGCCGAAGGGGGAGCTAAAAATGTGGCGCGACGCGATGGGATGGCTACCACGATGTTGTCGGCAACGGAGTTTATCGGACGTATTCCCGATTACTATTTCCAAGCCGTGGGTAGCGGAACGGGAGCCATTGCGGCGTGGGAGGCAAATCTGCGTCTGATTGAGGATGGACGCTTTGGCGACCACAAGGCTCGATTGGTGCTCTCTCAGAACGTGCCCTTTACGCCGATGTGTGATGCTTGGAACAGCGGGGAGCGCGCTTTGGCGGACTATCCCGAGGATGAGGCGCGGCGCGATGCGGGCGAGATAATCGCCAAGGTGCTCTCGAACCGCCGTCCTCCCTATTCCATTGCGGGAGGGCTCTTCGATGCTCTCACTGACACGGCGGGTGTCTTCACAAAACATACCAACGAGGAGGTGGAGACAGCAATGGCGCTCTTCGAGAGGTTGGAGGGTGTAGATATATTCCCTGCCGCCGGCACGGCGGTAGCCTCGCTATTAAGCTATTTCGGGGAAAATAGAGGGGCTTTGGAAAAGGGCAACGTAATGCTCAACATCACAGGAGGAGGTTATGAACGGCTCAAGCAAGAACGCGAATTAATTCCGATGAAACCTTGCCACATATTCAAAATAACAGACTCGCAACAAGAGATTCTCGATATTGTAGAGAATCTCTAA